A stretch of the Streptosporangium sp. NBC_01755 genome encodes the following:
- a CDS encoding cupin domain-containing protein, giving the protein MTIPSRPPLAETLDLLPHPEGGWFRETWRTSVDLTPPGYAGARATATGIYFLLEPGQESRPHVVASDEVWFWHRGGPLTLILGGHEGQPSHSVTLGPLVEEGQVPQAVIPGGTWQAARPAGDEGVLVSCVVSPGFDFADFRML; this is encoded by the coding sequence ATGACCATCCCTTCCCGTCCTCCGCTCGCCGAGACCCTGGATCTGCTGCCGCACCCCGAGGGCGGCTGGTTCCGCGAGACCTGGAGGACCTCCGTCGACCTCACCCCGCCCGGGTACGCCGGAGCGCGGGCCACCGCGACAGGCATCTACTTCCTGCTGGAGCCCGGCCAGGAGTCACGCCCGCATGTGGTCGCCTCCGACGAGGTGTGGTTCTGGCACCGGGGCGGCCCGTTGACACTGATCCTCGGCGGCCACGAGGGCCAGCCCTCCCACTCCGTGACCCTGGGTCCGCTGGTGGAGGAGGGGCAGGTCCCGCAGGCGGTAATACCCGGCGGCACCTGGCAGGCCGCCCGTCCCGCCGGCGACGAGGGCGTACTGGTGAGCTGCGTCGTGTCCCCCGGTTTCGACTTCGCCGACTTCCGCATGCTTTGA